Below is a genomic region from Ancylomarina subtilis.
TTCAATTGAGACTCATCTATATTTTCTTCTACTTGTTTAAAATAGCTTTCTGCTCCCTTGTTATTGCGAGATCGTAATTCATTTACAGCCTTATTAAACAGGATCAGTAAAGACGAATCGGCAGAAATGCTTGTTTTAGACTGAAAAACTTGAGAAGGATTTGATGCTTCTGTATAAAAATTTGACGCCAAACACATCAAAAAGCATGAGGCAAGCAACAGATATCGAAATATTTCTTGATTTTTTTTCACAATAGAAAAGAAATTTTAACAGGCTGAATAGATGAATGATACACCCTTTAAAATTATTCAAAACATATCGATTTTATATGCTTTTGAAAAAAAACTTTCACTTTCCGGGTTACTTTTTACCCAAAAAGGGAATAAAGGGGTGTAAACAGAAAGCAATATTCACTTTATAATTTAAATAACCATGAAAAATTTTGAAATTCTTAACGCGGCTCAATTATTAGAAGTAAAAGGTGGTGCAAACGAGCTTACAACAAAAGATATGGCTGAAGAGTGTATAGTTTAATTTTTTTATTATTTTTCCAAAACTTACAACTATGAAAAACTTTGAAATTCTTAATTCAACAGAACTATTAGAAGTTAAAGGTGGTGCAAACGAACTTACAACAAAAGATATGGCTGAAGAGTGTATAGTTTAATAATCTACTCTATATTTCTGGAGGTTATTTCGATCAACCACGATACTCTCACAATTAAATAAACATTAGAAAAGATTCCTGCATGGAGAAACGTCCGACTTACTGCGAACTTGAAGAACAGTTGGCAGAGGCATTACGAAGAGCAGAGGGAGCAGAAGAATTAAAGAACGCTTTCCTTGCGAATATTTCACACGAAATACGCACGCCCATGAATGCTATTATAGGAGCATCGGATATCCTTCGCGACGAATCATTAACTAATGAAGAAAGAAATGAATTTGCTTCTATTCTAAATATTAGCAGTCGTTCACTTCTCGATTTACTCAATCGAATTATCGATTTATCCCAATTGGATTCCGGAATCATGAAATTACATGAATCTGAAACCGATCTGGAAGCTGTCATCATCAGGTTATATACAATCTATGAAGACAAGATTAAAATTCTGGATAAAGACATTACAATTGATTATCAAATCGATTGTCACAATCCCAATATTATTATTGATGGCGAAAAGCTTGAGAAATCAATCAGCTACCTTCTAGATAATGCCATTAATTTTACTCAATCCGGAAAGATTGAACTTTCTTGTACCTTACAAGATGATCAGGAGATTAAAATCTCTGTGAAAGACACTGGCGTGGGTATTAGTCAAGAACAACAAGAATCCATATTCAATAGATTCAACCAAGTTGATAACTCATATACACGTAAGCAATCCGGTGCTGGTATAGGCTTAAGCTTATGCTCAAGATATATGAAATTGATGCGTGGCTCTTTAAAACTAGAGTCTGAATTAGGACAAGGTTCAACCTTCTTCCTAAGTGTACCAACTTCCTTCAAAAAAGAAGAACTTGAAGAAATGGAAACCAACACGGGGATCCAAAACAGAAATAGTTTTGTAGGGTAATCTACAATTTTCCACTTTTTTTCTCACTTTACTATTCAGTTCAATTCCTGAACTGCAAACTTCTACATCCTAATTTTTATAAACTGATTTTCTTACCTTTAATTTCTGAATGAGATTAAATTAAGAGAATATGCATACCAAGAAAAAAATTGTTGTGCTTTCCGGTGCGGGAATTAGCGCTGAAAGTGGTTTAAGAACCTTTCGTGAAATGGGAGGCTTGTGGGAAGAATATGATGTGATGGAAGTTGCTAGCCCACAGGCTTGGGAGAGAAATCCAGAGCTGGTGACAAGATTCTATAACGAAAGACGCAAACAACTTCTAAAAAGCAAACCCAATCAAGGACATCTGATATTACAAGAACTTGAAAGGTATTTCGATGTTGAAATCATTACACAGAATGTGGATGATTTACATGAGCGAGCGGGTAGTTCAAAAGTACTTCATCTCCATGGGGAATTAAAGAAAGCCAGAAGTACAGCCGATCCAAATTTAATCTATGAACTGGATGGTTGGGAGCTCACAACAGAAAGCAAATGCGAAAAAGGATCACGACTTCGCCCCCATATCGTTTGGTTTGGAGAGGCTGTTCCAGCCATGTCAGATGCAATAAAAATTGTTTCTAAGGCAGATATACTCATTATTGTTGGTACATCTATGAATGTATACCCTGCAGCTGGATTAATTGATTATACCCCCTCAAATTGCCCTATATATGTCATAGATCCCAATGACGTGAATATGTCATCTTACGGAAATCGTACGTTTATAAAAGAGAAAGCAAGTATAGGAATGAATAAACTGTTTAAAATACTCGTTCCCAATAGTAACTCTTAAAAAAAGAGCTGTTCATTAGTATGAACAGCTCCTAATCTATATTATTATTTGAACTTTTACTTGTAATTATTCAAGATCCTCGTCTTCATTCGAAGTCGCAAAATCACGAGCCGATTTAAGCAGATTTCCAGCATAAAGAATCAAGTTCTTAGTTTCATTCAATATACCCAGGAATAAGACAGAATTACGTGTTCCAACTTTCTCAGCCTTGATTCTCTTTATTTGTTCTTTTCTGAATTTCTTAATTGATTTAAGAAGAACTTCCTGCTCTTCGAGAACCGAATCAATATTTTCATTCATGTAGTTCCTATCATTAATTATGGTATTAATGTGAGTAAAGAACTCAGACAATTTCGCTTGAATAATATTTAATTCCTCAATTTGTTCAGCTTGAAAGGCTTTATGATTGTTGTCGATATACTCATAAACGGGTTCAACAATAAAACTCGTTGCGTGGGCCATTTCACGAAGATAATCGATCAACTGTACATAGAAAGGTCCTGAATAAACGCTGTCTTCACGAAGTATTTTGACCATATCAGGAACCTGATTTTTGATTTTCTTAACTTCAGAATTCAACTTATTCACTTTCTTAGAACATTCCTTCAAATTAGCTCTGTCCTCATAAGCTAAACCCGTAATCATCTTTCCAAAGATACCAGGTATCTTAGCAGTCAAAGTAGAAACAGCATGTGTGCACTGCTCAGCAGCATCACCTTTGATAATTAAGGAGTCATCATCTTCATTTACTAGCATATCAGATTTACGCTTATGAATTCTATGAGAACGCACTACAAAGAATAAAGCCAGACCAAGTAAAAATACAATGGCATACCCACCAAACCAATTAATTAAATTAGCAAATATAAAGGCCGCCGAGAAAGCACAAAATGCAGTAAAGAACCAACCTCCAATTACCGTGATAACACCCGTAATTCTATAAACAGCTGAATCTCTACCCCAAGCTCTATCTGCCAAAGAGGTACCCATAGCAACCATAAAAGTCACATAAGTTGTTGACAGTGGAAGTTTCAATGATGTACCAAGTGCAATAAGGATACTCGCTACAGTAAGATTAACCGAAGCACGAATCATATCAAAAGAAGGGATATCTTTCTTATCAATACCGGCAACAGCGCCAGGATGAACAAAACTCTTATTAATACTTCTTTGAATTCTATCAGGTAAAATACTTTTTAAACGGTTATTTGCAGCTAAAGAACGACGTACGATGATTCGTCCAAAATAAGAAGAACCAAATCTTTCATCGCCTTCATTCTGATTACTCAAGCTTAACTCAGTTTCGGTAACCGTACGAGCTTTCTTTGAAAACCAAAGCGTAAGTGTCATCACAATACCAGCAATCAAAAGCAGATAGGTTTCAGTTTGCACTTTTCCTGTAAGAACCTCCATAGTTAAACTATATGGATCGCCAGCACCATTTGCAATATAAGCTTGAAATGATTTGAAACCTGCTAGAGGTACACCAATAAAGTTAACCAAGTCGTTACCAGCAAAAGCCATAGCCAATGCAAAAGTTCCAACCAGTACAATAACCTTAAGTATATTTAAGCGAATAAACCAAACCAATAACTGCAGGACAATTGTCCAACCAACAAAACAAGACGCTATAATTGTAAACGTATTTGACTTTATCCAAACAAGAGCTTCTTTTGATATAAATGAAGAACCCTTAGCCCCTTTAATTAAGATAAAGTAAGTGATAGCAGTAATAGCAAAACCACCGAAAATGGCTCCAAAATATTTAAAACGCTTGTCGTATTTATGTGTAAAAATAATTCGAGTAATGTATTGCACCAAAGCTCCTGCTGAGAAAGCAACTACGACACTCAGGAGAATACCCGTTATTATGGCGAGAGCTTTTGCCGAATTGATATAGTTACCCAAATCCAAAAGCGTTTGGTCAGAATTCATGATTTTAACCAAAGCAACGGCTACTGCAGCTCCAAGCAATTCAAATACAATAGAAACTGTTGTAGAAGTTGGCAGACCAACCGTGTTGTAGAAATCAAGCAGAATAATATCTGTTAACATCACGGCCACAAAAATGATCATGATTTCAGCAAAATAAAACTGATCAGGATGAAAGATACCCTTACGAGCAACTTCCATCATTCCACTGGAAAACGTTGCACCAACAAGAATACCCAAACTGGCAATTATAAGAATAGCCCAACGTGGAGCGGCTTTAGATCCAAATGCTGAATTCAAAAAATTTACAGCATCATTACTCACCCCAACAATAAGGTCGGAGATTGCAAGTGCAAAAAGCACAACAACAATAATCAAATAAAAATTATCCATGTTTTTTCGTATGTAAGTTCACAACAAAACTACATACGGACCAAAAAACAGGTGTTGCCTCAAGTTTACCTTTGTGTTAATTTAAAGTTAACACTTTTAAAACGCGTCTTATAACACTGATTATAAGCAATTTTAAATTAACAAAGATAGCTCTTCTAAAATTTATTTTTAAGCTAAAATCCAATCTCTAGCGGCTTCTAATGTGCTAAAAGGTTTTGATTTGTAACCATCTTCCTTTGCTTGAAATAACACAGGGATAACAAGATCTTTAGGATCTACGGTAATTAGCGCAATTTTAGATCCTCCAAAAACATGAAGATACTTTTTATAAAAATTAGATATTTCAATGTATCTGCTCACCTCAAAATCGAAAGTAGACTTTCGAAAATCTAAAATAAAACCTTTTACATGATTGGGGATTAATTTATTATTGATGGCTTGCTCCCATGAGGATATAATGTCTTCTACTGTGATCAAGCCGTAGTAATTTTTATAAAGAATTGATGTTTCTGAATCAAATTCGAATTTGAATTTATCATTCATATCTAAAGGCTGGGGTTAGTCGTGTATTCAAAAAAAATAATTACCAATAAACAAAAAAAAACTCACATTCCTATAAAGAAATGTGAGCCTATAAAGTACATCAGTAAAATTATTCTTTATTCTTCTCAATTTCAGATTTATTGAGCTTAACAAGAAAGTCAGCTGTTGCCAAATTCAAGGCTATAGGTACATTATTTAATACAGCTGTTCGAATTAAGGTTTGAATATCATGCTCGTGTCCATGTGGTGTTTCAGCATCGATCAAGAAAATAACTTCATCAACTTTTCCTTCAAGAATCTGTGCCGCTAACAAGATATCGCCTCCGTTTGGACCATGCCCGAACCCCTCAACCTCGAGGTCTAAAACTGAATTTAATAATTTTGACGTGTTAGATGTTCCAATTAATTTGTGTTTTTTCAATTCATCAAGGTGGCGCTTTACCCAAGCCAACATCTCACTTTTCTTCTGATTATGCGCAACTAATGCAATTCTTTTCATTCGTATATTATTAATTTTTTAAAAATCGATTTTATATTAACATTCAACAAATGCTTAACGATAGCATAAATTGAATATCTTATATATAAGAAATTGTTACCGACAATCGGTATCCAAAAATAATCAGAATCTGTATAAAATCACTTATACTCATGTTAAATAAAGATTATTATACGTTTGAGGTTTACCTAAATCTGTTATATTTGTTAGTAATTTGATTTGCATTATATTAAATTTGCATCCATATGAAAACAAGATTTAAGATACTATTTATTGCATTCCTTAGTTTGACTATTGGAATGAGTGCCTGCAAGGACGAAAAGAAAACCTTGAAGAACCCAAAGGCGAGTAAAAAAATCGTAAAAACTGTCAAAAAGGAAGCTGTCAAAAAGGTCGTTCCCAAAGAAGTTGTTAAAAAAGCGATTAATAAGTATTTTTTAATCTCAGCCAGTTTTAAGAATAAAGCCTATGCCGAAAGGTTACAAGCTAAACTTCAGAAAGAAGGCTACGATTCACAAATTATTCTTTCTAAAAATCAATTTTACCGTGTTTCCTACAAGGGCTTTTCTGATCGTTCCAAAGCATTTAAGGAACTAAAAATCGCTCGATCAACACAGGGGCAAGAAAACGTTTGGTTGCATATAAAGCATTAACTATATTTAGATCTATGAAGTCGTTTGAATACAGCTTAATAATCCTTGTATTAATCCTATCAGCTTGTGGTGAAAAAAAACTAACCCGGCTAGATAAGACAAATACGATTGAGCTTACGGCAAATAGAGAAATCCCTAAAGCCCCGTCAACTGAGAGTCAACATTTATCAACAAATTTTTCGCTCTCTCATATACTCGAAAACAGAGCACTGTTCAATTACCATATTGTAGGCGGAAGTAGTAAAAAAAAGAATACAGCTTTAAATTTGAGTCAACAACTCTATAAAAAGGGATATCCCTGTAGAATTATTGAAACCAACGGACGCTATAGAGTTATCATACAATCTTTCGCAGATAAAAAAATAGCTGTTAAGGAGTTGAAAAGATTAAAGAAACTGAATCATAAACCCGATTTATGGATTCTTAAAAATTAAAAAAGAGCTCGATTGAGCTCTTTTTTTTATTTTCAAATTACCTGGTAAAAATCTCCTTTATTTATAAATGAATGTCAAAAAGACAACCGCAAATCCTAGAATAAACCCCACATAGATTTGGGTTGAAGTATGTCGATCTAATTTCAAACGAGAATAAGCCAACAGACCGGCAGCAAAAAGACTCATCATAAACATGGCTCTTAGCGAAGTTGAAAATCGAACAGAAAACGTAAAAATTAGCGCACACAGACCACCTATTCCGGCCATATGCAAGCTGATCTTCCACCAATAGGACGTGATCAACAGAAGCACTAAACTAAAGATTCCTGCAAGCTGTAAGCGTGCAAAAATATTACTCCCCGGTAATTTTGATAATAAATAAAATCCTAAGGAATAAGATAAAACTGCCAGAGCCAAAGGAATCATTCGATCTTTTCGTTCACTTAAATCATAACTACTGATCAGAGAATAAGATTTGAGCAAAGGCAAACAACTTATTGGCAAAAGTACAGTCGTAATAAACACAATCAGATAAATTGCCTTAACCAGAGTAAAGGGTGTAAAATCGAGAAAGGTGTGAGAATGAAAAATTAAATATAGGGCATATAAGGGCATAAGCATAGGATGGGCAAGCCCCGATATAATTCTGGATAGATTCATGTTCAAAGATTGAGTTTAGAGTTCTTTTCTTAGTCGAGCCACTGGAATATTAAGTTGTTCGCGATATTTGGCCACAGTTCTTCGGGCAATCATATATGATTTTTCTTTTAGTATGGCTGCTAATTTATCATCTGTTAATGGCTTTTTCTTGTCTTCGTTATCGACACACTCCTTTAATATATTCTTAATTTCTCGGGTTGAAACCTCTTCCCCGGTATCGGTCTGAAGGCCTTCGGAGAAAAAATATTTTAAGGGAAAAATACCAAAATGAGTTTGTATGTATTTGGAATTGGAAACACGGGAAATAGTCGAAATATCCAAAGAGGTTAACTCCGAGATATCCTTCAGGATCATGGGTTTCAATTTCTTTTCATCCCCTTCGATAAAATAATCCCTTTGAAAATCAATAATAGCCTTCATACTCAGCATCAAAGTGTTCTGACGCTGACGAATGGCATCAATAAACCATTTAGCAGAATCAAGCTTCTGCTTAACAAACATCACAGCATCTTTCTGCTCCCTTGATTGATTGTCCTTATTCTTGGAGTAATCTTCAATCATATCCACATAAGAACGACTGATATGCAAATCAGGAACATTGCGTGAATTAAGACTTAGATTCAATTCACCATCCTCTTCTTCAAGAATAAAATCAGGGATAATAGTTGGAGATGGTTTTGACATAGGGTTTACAAAAGCTCCTCCTGGCTTTGGATTAAGTTTGAGTATTTCGTCCACAGCACACTTAAAATCTTCGTCACTCAAATTTAAACGCTTCTGTATTTTGTCGTAATGCTTGCGTGTGAATTCATCAAAATATTTCTTCAGAATTTGATGAGCCAGCTTTACATCAGGATTATGCGAACCCTTACGCTTTATTTGCAAAATGAGACATTCCTGCAAATCACGAGCTCCAATACCGGCAGGATCAAAATCCTGAATAATATGCAAAAGCTCTACCAATTCTTCAAAAGTTGTATGTATGCCTGTAGAGAAAGCTAAATCGTCAACAATACTATCAATGTCACGACGTAAATAACCATCCTCATCGATATTACCTATCAGATATTCAGCCAAAGCCGCTTTTTCAGGCGATAGAATTCGTAAGCCCAATTGTGAAATTAACTGCTCATGAAAAGTGGTTCCTCCCGAAAAAGGAATATCCTCATGCTTATCATCCTTAGAGTAATTTTGAGCGGCTAATTTGTATGAAGGTGTGTCATCGTCTTCAATATAATCTTCAAGAGAGAATTCTTCCTGATCTTTATCTTTTATCTCATTTTCTTCTTCCTGATAATCTTCTTGAACGTTCTCTTCACTACCGCCTTCATCCAAAACCGGATTCTCTTCCAGTTCTTTCTTTATCCGTTCCTCAAGCTGTAAAGTTGGCAGCTCAAGAAGTTTGATCACCTGTATTTGTTGAGGTGATAATTTTTGTAATAATTTTTGTTGTAGGCTCTGCTTAAGCATATATGTATTTAACTATTAGTCAGATTATAGAATACTTTAACTTAGGATTTAACAATACAAATATCAAACCACAATAGGTAAAAGAATAAAATAAAGGTAAATATACATGCAGAATGACTGAATAAAAAGTCTTTTAACAGAAAATTTCAGACACAAAAAAAGCCGATTCAAAAATGAATCGACTTTCTGATATTATTAAAGCTTAATTATTAAAATTCAGCATTTTTAGGTGTACGTGGAAAAGGAATCACGTCACGGATATTACCCATACCTGTAACAAACAACATCATTCTTTCGAATCCTAATCCGAAACCAGAGTGTGTGGCTGACCCAAAACGACGCGTATCAATATACCAGTCCATTTCTTCAGCAGGAACATCCATTTCCTTCATACGAGTCAAAAGCTTATCTAAATCTTCCTCACGTTGTGAGCCCCCCACAATTTCACCAATTCCAGGGAATAAAATATCCATAGCACCTACAGTTTTTCCATCATCATTTTGCTTCATATAAAAAGCTTTAATGTCCTTAGGATAGTCTGTTAAAATAACTGGTTTTTCAAATTTCTTCTCAACCAAATATCTTTCATGCTCCGATTGAAGATCAGCTCCCCATCCTTCAATCAGGTACTGAAATTTCTTCTTTTTATTAGGCTTAGAATTACGTAGAATATCAATCGCCTCAGTATAAGTCAAACGGACAAAATCGTTCTCTAATACAAAACGTAACTTCTCTATCAGTTCCATCGACTTCTCATCAGCTTTCTTCCCTTTCTCTTCTTCTTGTAAACGCTTACTTAAGAACTCCAGATCGCTCATGCAATTATCCAGGGCATATTTAATCAAATATTTAAGGAATTCTTCGGCCAAATCCATATTGTCCTTTAGATCATAGAAAGCCATTTCTGGTTCAATCATCCAAAACTCAGCAAGGTGACGAGTTGTATTTGAATTCTCTGCACGGAAAGTTGGTCCGAAAGTGTAAATCTCGCCAAGAGCCATAGCACCTAACTCGCCTTCTAATTGCCCTGAAACAGTTAGATTGGTTTCTTTACCAAAGAAATCTTCTTTATAATTAATACTTCCATCCTCGTTTAAAGGTGGGTTTTTAGGATCAAGTGTTGATACTCTAAACATTTCACCTGCACCCTCGGCATCAGAACCGGTAATTAGTGGGGTGTGCATGTAATAGAATCCTTTTTTATTGAAAAACTCATGCACAGCAAAAGCCATAGCATGACGAATACGAAAGACTGCTGAAAAGGTATTGGTACGAAAACGTAAATGAGCCTTTTCTCTAAGAAATTCCAAAGAGTGCTTTTTAGGCTGTAATGGGTATTTCTCAGGATCAGCAACTCCTAAAACTTCAATTTCAGTTGCTTCAAGTTCAACATTTTGACCACTACCTGTTGATTCAATCAATTTACCATTAACAGAAATAGCAGCTCCTGTTGTGATTTTCTTCAACAAATCCTCATTAAAATTAGGAACATCAACAACGATCTGAAGATTATTAATAGTAGAACCATCATTTAAAGCAACAAAATTGATTTGCTTATTACCACGTTTGGTTCTTACCCATCCTTTCACATTTACTTCACTTCCAAAATCTTTTGAAAGCAATAGCTCTTTAATCTTGATTCTTTTTAGTTCCATTTTATTATGACTTAATGAGATTAATTAATCGATTTTTATTGAAAAACCGATTACAAGGCTACAAAAATATAAAAATGCATTCAATTAAGCTTAGTTACACGGAATTAAATAAGAAAAAGCTTAGAATATATTGGATCTGTAACAAAAGTTGAAATCGTAAATTAGAGATAAATATCACTAAAAAAAGGAATCGACTAAGTCACTGATATAATGACATTAAGTTTGCACATCACAAAATTGCATAAGCTTGATTTACTATTTTTTATTCAGAATAGTATCTTTAGAGGTTTACATCAACATGACAAATTCTATGATTCAAAATAAATTAATTCATTCGATACAGGATAGTATTCAAAATAACTGGGATTCTCCAGCCTTTACCAATTACCAAAAAGATAGCCTGAGTTTCAAAGAAGTGGCTCAACATATACAATGGCTTCATATCCTATACAAAGAATTGGGAATTAAAAAAGGGGATAAAATTGCATTAATTGGTCGGAACTTAAACAATTGGGCAGTGACCTATTTAGCAACGATTACTTATGGTGCAACCATTGTTCCTATTCTTCCCGATTTCAATTCAAGTGACATACATCATATCATCAACCATTCTGAGGCTTCACTCCTTTTTACCACCGAGAATATTTTCAATAAAATTGATGATTCTAAAATTAAAAAGATAAAAGGGATTCTTTCTCTAAACGACTTTAGTCTACTTTGCACTTCTTGTAATAAGTTGAAAAAAGTACTCAAAATTGCCAATGAGAAATCAGAAAAAACACCTCTGAATAAATTGGAATTAAACTATGCCAATCCTAAGGAAGATGATATTGCTGTTTTATCATACACATCCGGAACTTCAGGATTTTCAAAAGGAGTTATGCTAAGCTATAAATGTCTGCATTCAAATGTGAAAATTGGTTTCGATCATATCGATTTAAGACCCCAGGATAAAGTCGTATCCTTTCTACCACTTGCTCACGTTTTTGGTTGCATGTTCGAATTCCTAACCGAATTTTGTTGTGGTTGCCATGTGATTTTTCTCTCACGGGTTCCAACTCCTCAACTCATCACAAAAGCTTTTCAGGAAGTTAAACCCCGACTG
It encodes:
- the asnS gene encoding asparagine--tRNA ligase; translation: MELKRIKIKELLLSKDFGSEVNVKGWVRTKRGNKQINFVALNDGSTINNLQIVVDVPNFNEDLLKKITTGAAISVNGKLIESTGSGQNVELEATEIEVLGVADPEKYPLQPKKHSLEFLREKAHLRFRTNTFSAVFRIRHAMAFAVHEFFNKKGFYYMHTPLITGSDAEGAGEMFRVSTLDPKNPPLNEDGSINYKEDFFGKETNLTVSGQLEGELGAMALGEIYTFGPTFRAENSNTTRHLAEFWMIEPEMAFYDLKDNMDLAEEFLKYLIKYALDNCMSDLEFLSKRLQEEEKGKKADEKSMELIEKLRFVLENDFVRLTYTEAIDILRNSKPNKKKKFQYLIEGWGADLQSEHERYLVEKKFEKPVILTDYPKDIKAFYMKQNDDGKTVGAMDILFPGIGEIVGGSQREEDLDKLLTRMKEMDVPAEEMDWYIDTRRFGSATHSGFGLGFERMMLFVTGMGNIRDVIPFPRTPKNAEF
- a CDS encoding SPOR domain-containing protein, with translation MKTRFKILFIAFLSLTIGMSACKDEKKTLKNPKASKKIVKTVKKEAVKKVVPKEVVKKAINKYFLISASFKNKAYAERLQAKLQKEGYDSQIILSKNQFYRVSYKGFSDRSKAFKELKIARSTQGQENVWLHIKH
- a CDS encoding SPOR domain-containing protein, whose protein sequence is MKSFEYSLIILVLILSACGEKKLTRLDKTNTIELTANREIPKAPSTESQHLSTNFSLSHILENRALFNYHIVGGSSKKKNTALNLSQQLYKKGYPCRIIETNGRYRVIIQSFADKKIAVKELKRLKKLNHKPDLWILKN
- a CDS encoding sensor histidine kinase, with translation MEKRPTYCELEEQLAEALRRAEGAEELKNAFLANISHEIRTPMNAIIGASDILRDESLTNEERNEFASILNISSRSLLDLLNRIIDLSQLDSGIMKLHESETDLEAVIIRLYTIYEDKIKILDKDITIDYQIDCHNPNIIIDGEKLEKSISYLLDNAINFTQSGKIELSCTLQDDQEIKISVKDTGVGISQEQQESIFNRFNQVDNSYTRKQSGAGIGLSLCSRYMKLMRGSLKLESELGQGSTFFLSVPTSFKKEELEEMETNTGIQNRNSFVG
- a CDS encoding methylglyoxal synthase, producing MKRIALVAHNQKKSEMLAWVKRHLDELKKHKLIGTSNTSKLLNSVLDLEVEGFGHGPNGGDILLAAQILEGKVDEVIFLIDAETPHGHEHDIQTLIRTAVLNNVPIALNLATADFLVKLNKSEIEKNKE
- the rpoN gene encoding RNA polymerase factor sigma-54, translating into MLKQSLQQKLLQKLSPQQIQVIKLLELPTLQLEERIKKELEENPVLDEGGSEENVQEDYQEEENEIKDKDQEEFSLEDYIEDDDTPSYKLAAQNYSKDDKHEDIPFSGGTTFHEQLISQLGLRILSPEKAALAEYLIGNIDEDGYLRRDIDSIVDDLAFSTGIHTTFEELVELLHIIQDFDPAGIGARDLQECLILQIKRKGSHNPDVKLAHQILKKYFDEFTRKHYDKIQKRLNLSDEDFKCAVDEILKLNPKPGGAFVNPMSKPSPTIIPDFILEEEDGELNLSLNSRNVPDLHISRSYVDMIEDYSKNKDNQSREQKDAVMFVKQKLDSAKWFIDAIRQRQNTLMLSMKAIIDFQRDYFIEGDEKKLKPMILKDISELTSLDISTISRVSNSKYIQTHFGIFPLKYFFSEGLQTDTGEEVSTREIKNILKECVDNEDKKKPLTDDKLAAILKEKSYMIARRTVAKYREQLNIPVARLRKEL
- a CDS encoding inorganic phosphate transporter; the encoded protein is MDNFYLIIVVVLFALAISDLIVGVSNDAVNFLNSAFGSKAAPRWAILIIASLGILVGATFSSGMMEVARKGIFHPDQFYFAEIMIIFVAVMLTDIILLDFYNTVGLPTSTTVSIVFELLGAAVAVALVKIMNSDQTLLDLGNYINSAKALAIITGILLSVVVAFSAGALVQYITRIIFTHKYDKRFKYFGAIFGGFAITAITYFILIKGAKGSSFISKEALVWIKSNTFTIIASCFVGWTIVLQLLVWFIRLNILKVIVLVGTFALAMAFAGNDLVNFIGVPLAGFKSFQAYIANGAGDPYSLTMEVLTGKVQTETYLLLIAGIVMTLTLWFSKKARTVTETELSLSNQNEGDERFGSSYFGRIIVRRSLAANNRLKSILPDRIQRSINKSFVHPGAVAGIDKKDIPSFDMIRASVNLTVASILIALGTSLKLPLSTTYVTFMVAMGTSLADRAWGRDSAVYRITGVITVIGGWFFTAFCAFSAAFIFANLINWFGGYAIVFLLGLALFFVVRSHRIHKRKSDMLVNEDDDSLIIKGDAAEQCTHAVSTLTAKIPGIFGKMITGLAYEDRANLKECSKKVNKLNSEVKKIKNQVPDMVKILREDSVYSGPFYVQLIDYLREMAHATSFIVEPVYEYIDNNHKAFQAEQIEELNIIQAKLSEFFTHINTIINDRNYMNENIDSVLEEQEVLLKSIKKFRKEQIKRIKAEKVGTRNSVLFLGILNETKNLILYAGNLLKSARDFATSNEDEDLE
- a CDS encoding SIR2 family NAD-dependent protein deacylase, producing MHTKKKIVVLSGAGISAESGLRTFREMGGLWEEYDVMEVASPQAWERNPELVTRFYNERRKQLLKSKPNQGHLILQELERYFDVEIITQNVDDLHERAGSSKVLHLHGELKKARSTADPNLIYELDGWELTTESKCEKGSRLRPHIVWFGEAVPAMSDAIKIVSKADILIIVGTSMNVYPAAGLIDYTPSNCPIYVIDPNDVNMSSYGNRTFIKEKASIGMNKLFKILVPNSNS